The following nucleotide sequence is from Kiloniellales bacterium.
CGCCTGCGGGCGCAGCGCCCGGATCGGCGTGGTGGACTCCGGCGTGGACGTGTCTCATCCGGCCCTGGCGGATCGGGCCATCTATGTCCGCTCGTTCCCCGAGGGTGTGGCATCGAAGCCGAGCGCCCACGGCACGGCGGTCGCCGGCATCCTGGTCGGAGCGCCCGACAGCGAGTTTCCCGGCCTGATCCCCGCGGCGGAGGTCTTCCTCGCCGACGCTCTGCGGGCCGAGGAGGACGGGGGCAGGGAGCTCGTCGACGCTCTGGAACTGGTGTCGGCGCTCAACTGGCTCGCCGGGGAAAGGGTTCAAGTCATCAACCTCAGTCTCTCCGGACCCGACAACACCTTGTTGGCGGCATCGGTGCCGCGTGTCCTGAAGAGAGGAATCGCGGTGGTCGCCGCTGTGGGCAACTTCGGACCCGCCGCGCCGCCGGCCTATCCCGCCGCTTACAAGGGCGTGATCGCCGTCACCGGCGTCGACGCCGATCTGCGGGTCTACCGATGGGCCAACAGAGGCAGGCATGTCAGTTTCGCCGCGCCCGGGGTCGATGTCTGGACGATCGACCGGAGGGACGGCGGCGAGTATCGCGACGGCACGTCCTTCGCCGCACCCTTCGTCACCGCGCTCGCCGCCGACCTCTTATCCCAGCGGACCGATCTGGCGAGCGACGACATCGTCGAGGAACTCAAGCTGAGGGCTCGGGATTTGGGCGACCCGGGAAAGGACCCGATCTACGGCTGGGGTCTCATCCAGGGCCCGCCCCGCTGCTGAAGCCAGCCGCCGCGCGTCTCCCTCAGCGGTAGTCGCCATCCGAGAAGGCGGTCAGGATTTCCAGCACCGCCATCAGACCGTGCTGCACATTGTCGACGCGAATCTCGTTGTTGTAGACCGTGGTGCGGAGGCCGCCACGGACCCGGTCGCGCTTCGACACGTAGTACATGTCGATAGGATCCTTGAACTCCAGCTGAAGAAGGCTCCGGAGGCCGCCGACGATGGCCCGGCGGTAGGCTTGCGCGCGCGGCTGGTCGCCGGTGTCGCGGGCGATTTGGAAGGCCTGGATCAGGCTCTCGAGGTAGACCCCGGTGGCCGAGGCGTGGGGCGGGCCGAAGTGGGACCGGCGCGGATCGTAGAACCGTCCATCGATGTCGGGCGGGTCGAGGCTCGCCTGCTGCATGTCGAGCAGCCAGTCGTTCATCTGGAAGATCCAGTCGCGCAAACCTGGGTCGCGGGTGCGCCGCCAGACCTCCGCGTAGGCCATTGTGTGCCAAGGCACGAAAGCCGGGTCGCGGGCTGCCAGATGCCAGGCGCGATAGTACTCCACGCTCGTCATCATCCGAGCGAGCAGCTCCGGATCGCCGCTCTCCCGGTAGAGGTTCGCGAGATAGAGCAGGGCTTCGCCTGGATAGAAGTTCTGATTGTCGTTGCGGCCTTCCGGCGTGAGGAAGGTGCGAAAGGATCCGTCGTCGGCCCAGAGGTGCTCGATACTGCGTCTCAAGGCCGCTTCGACGTCGGTGAAATCGCTCCGGTCGGGATGCTCGGCCAAAGCCAGGGCCGCGATGGCGATCGCGCCCAGCTTCGCCTTGTCGCGGTACTCGATCGCCCCAAGGCCGTCCTTTTCCCGATAGAAGGCTGCGAGATTATAGCGAATGTTGCGCGCCG
It contains:
- a CDS encoding S8 family serine peptidase; amino-acid sequence: MPRVSLFIAVLIGAYLTGQPYRAGETVADGLCTLVPPALADDGDGDGDGDGDGDGDGDGDGGGGGGGGGGRDGGGGASAGGGGGAGGGGRGGNGDGDGDGDGDGDGDGDGGGDGGGDGGASGSADGADSDAEANSGNGSAGATEGQSAASEGGSTSVVEREVLVLDPDPQTLAALSNLSYSVVAVRNFGELGLSVAQVSPPVGISAEEAIEVLRREAPNASFSLNHLYSSSEPECAGRHCRQRTLVAWQAAGPACGRSARIGVVDSGVDVSHPALADRAIYVRSFPEGVASKPSAHGTAVAGILVGAPDSEFPGLIPAAEVFLADALRAEEDGGRELVDALELVSALNWLAGERVQVINLSLSGPDNTLLAASVPRVLKRGIAVVAAVGNFGPAAPPAYPAAYKGVIAVTGVDADLRVYRWANRGRHVSFAAPGVDVWTIDRRDGGEYRDGTSFAAPFVTALAADLLSQRTDLASDDIVEELKLRARDLGDPGKDPIYGWGLIQGPPRC